GAGAGTGCCAACAAGGTGGGCAGCATCGACAAGGTGATTGTCATGTCTTCGATTCTGGGCATTGGCCCGGTGGACTTGTTTCGCAACACAGACACGTTTGTGGCAGGTGAGTCCAGGATTGCATGCATGTTGGTGATGTATGGAAAGGGAGCATGCATAATCACTGCAACAAATTGCATCAGCCAGCAGCCATCACTAACAGCGAGCAGCCAACACCGGCAAGCGACACGAAATCGACCTCGACAGGGTCTTCCCCGGCGGCAAGGGCGAAAACGGCACCATGTACGTGGCCTCCAAGATTGTCGCCCACCAGGCCTCGCTGGACTGGGCCGCAGAGCACAAACCGGCCTTTCAGCTCATCACCGTCCACCCGACGTTTGTGCTGGGCCCCAGCCTGGTGCGCAAGACGGCCTCGGACCTGGACGGCATCAACGCCTGGTTCTGGCAGTCGCTGCAGCTGCCGGCGCCGCTGTTCCCGGCGGTGATTGTGGACGTGCGCGACGTGGCCGACCTGTGCCTCAAGGCGGCTGCGGCAGACGTGAAGCCgggcgaggctgagctgGTGGCCTCGGGCGcggcgacgagctggagggaGATTGGCGAGTGGGTGAGGGCGGCGTATCCGCAgctggagacgaggctgGACGAGGATGGGCCGACGCCGTTTCGGGTGGACAATGCGGTGCTGGGCATGCGGTGGCGGCCGCTGGGCGAGACGCTGGGCGGGTTGGTGGACCAGCAGCTGGCGCTACAAAAGGGCGCTTAGGTGGTGCTG
This portion of the Trichoderma atroviride chromosome 6, complete sequence genome encodes:
- a CDS encoding uncharacterized protein (EggNog:ENOG41); its protein translation is MSNLAFVTGATGFIGSQVVASALRDGYNVRVSVRKAEQIDTLKGIFQEDVSRLQFVVVPDISVAGAFDKALDDVKVVFHLASPMPGKGADLQKDYLEPARNGTLSILESANKVGSIDKVIVMSSILGIGPVDLFRNTDTFVAANTGKRHEIDLDRVFPGGKGENGTMYVASKIVAHQASLDWAAEHKPAFQLITVHPTFVLGPSLVRKTASDLDGINAWFWQSLQLPAPLFPAVIVDVRDVADLCLKAAAADVKPGEAELVASGAATSWREIGEWVRAAYPQLETRLDEDGPTPFRVDNAVLGMRWRPLGETLGGLVDQQLALQKGA